From Cronobacter turicensis z3032, the proteins below share one genomic window:
- the suhB gene encoding Inositol-1-monophosphatase: MMHPMLNIAVRAARKAGNYIAKNYETPDAVETSQKGSNDFVTNVDKGAERIIIDTIRQSYPQHTIITEESGEHAGTEQDIQWVIDPLDGTTNFVKRLPHFAVSIAVRIKGRAEVAVVYDPMRNELFTAVRGQGAQLNGYRLRGSTARDLDGTILATGFPFKAKQHATPYMNIVTKLFTQCADFRRAGSAALDLAYVAAGRVDGYFEIGLKPWDFAAGDLLVREAGGLVCDFMGGHNYMMTGNIVAGNPRVVKAMLGNMRDELSEALKR; the protein is encoded by the coding sequence CTGATGCATCCGATGCTCAACATCGCCGTGCGTGCTGCGCGCAAGGCCGGAAATTATATCGCCAAAAACTACGAAACCCCGGACGCCGTAGAGACCAGCCAGAAAGGCAGCAACGACTTTGTAACGAACGTGGATAAAGGCGCAGAGCGCATTATTATCGACACCATTCGCCAGTCCTACCCGCAACACACCATCATCACCGAAGAAAGCGGTGAACACGCAGGCACCGAGCAGGATATTCAATGGGTTATCGATCCGCTGGATGGCACCACCAACTTCGTTAAACGTCTCCCGCATTTCGCCGTTTCTATCGCTGTACGTATCAAAGGCCGCGCAGAAGTCGCCGTGGTTTACGATCCGATGCGTAACGAACTCTTCACCGCCGTTCGCGGCCAGGGCGCGCAGCTTAACGGCTACCGTCTGCGCGGCAGCACTGCTCGCGATCTGGACGGCACCATTCTGGCGACCGGCTTCCCGTTCAAAGCTAAACAGCACGCTACGCCGTACATGAATATCGTGACCAAACTGTTTACCCAGTGCGCTGATTTCCGCCGCGCCGGTTCCGCCGCGCTGGATCTGGCCTATGTGGCCGCAGGCCGCGTGGATGGTTACTTTGAAATCGGCCTGAAGCCGTGGGATTTCGCCGCAGGCGATCTGCTGGTGCGTGAAGCCGGCGGTCTGGTGTGCGATTTCATGGGCGGTCACAACTACATGATGACCGGTAACATCGTGGCAGGTAACCCGCGCGTCGTGAAAGCGATGCTGGGCAATATGCGCGATGAGCTGAGCGAAGCGCTGAAGCGTTAA